One Phragmites australis chromosome 23, lpPhrAust1.1, whole genome shotgun sequence DNA window includes the following coding sequences:
- the LOC133905954 gene encoding putative disease resistance protein RGA1, whose amino-acid sequence MTKSFQRELEGETVSDGPPERKLCKDDISRRITIIVDQLHEICEDVRKALKQDKIDEITRATHSTSSDLREEGACYIETKIFAREEEKNKNVKLITNSSASNQKLLVLPIIGNGGVGKTTFARLVYNDPEVKDKFDFRIWIYVSVIFDEVKLTEEILECISEGKHTSMTKNLSMLQDGIKKCLTKRFLLVLDDVWEENERRWDKLLAPLRCTEITGNVVFVTTRIKSVTKMTSIMEQHINLGGLNKDVFWLFFKRCIFGDENYQGRRKLQKIGKEIATRLRGNPLAAKSVSTLLKRRLEESYWQRISDGDEWKLQGDNDDIMPALMLSYNHLPYHLQRLFSYCALFPKGYKFNKEQLIHIWIALGFIVDERKRPEDSGSDYFDDSVDRSFFEKIESQEYAYYLMHDLIHDLAQSVSINECLTVDGSGPLTVYPYVSHISIWMEAAYKKEQNGDIEHNETFEKGLTSIQNDDILRNLDSLMLVGSYDRTFSVIFAKILRQLKHVRVLRLSAMFFNADIFQSSIANFIHLRYLELRSTEDTLKCLPKSLCRLYHLQVLDVRHWCGLNDLPRDMCNLVNLRYLIVPESGALHLHSKIVRVGELKFLQELKEFHVQTESGFEISQLENLNEIRGSLGIFNLDNVIKKDEASCARIKDKKHLRTLSLSWGRTNCNFPKQILEDLYRRLYIPQVLRRKWDDWRHDWVYVDVSPHDRLALPEAVAEPQRSIWEAAPAEDERMRPVLNRIDYLRQVGLTSVMVVADYLTQIGEDGDLDEGALVGLLRVVTDVEDLTRAALPQEQLALCADPSRVALQATLPEFDAQGLVDRLGRRNPGTIQIPGVDEETGGARRTGGEDATGGREATGDRTQAGGRGASGGRPQAGRGATAGERAQLEADRAALVEERGCLEEVGLLLEAYIASARATHERAMRAVAEEREALEEVRKEFIAAQEEATHLGEISWRLAAKLLARERLVRAQEEAIVQRDKAVETTRADLARRNDELERSHAEVLRRDEVAVRETDIEITVTTQEAREEQLTLHEEEAATASVALTAREEHAAK is encoded by the exons ATGACCAAATCATTCCAGAGAGAGCTTGAAGGGGAGACGGTCTCAGATGGACCACCAGAAAGGAAACTCTGTAAGGATGACATATCACGGAGGATAACAATTATTGTTGACCAGCTACATGAGATCTGTGAGGACGTTCGTAAGGCTCTGAAGCAagataaaattgatgaaattacTCGAGCAACTCACAGCACAAGCTCAGACTTACGAGAGGAAGGAGCCTGCTACATTGAAACTAAAATCTTTGCACGGGAAGAGGAAAAAAACAAGAATGTAAAATTAATCACTAATAGCTCAGCAAGTAATCAAAAGCTTTTGGTTCTTCCAATTATCGGTAATGGAGGTGTTGGGAAGACAACATTTGCTCGGTTAGTGTACAATGACCCAGAAGTAAAAGATAAATTTGATTTCAGGATTTGGATTTATGTTTCTGTTATCTTTGATGAAGTCAAGCTTACAGAAGAAATTCTAGAATGTATTTCTGAAGGCAAGCATACTAGCATGACTAAGAATTTGAGTATGCTCCAAGATGGTATCAAGAAATGTTTGACCAAAAGATTTCTACTAGTTTTGGATGATGTGTGGGAAGAGAATGAGAGACGCTGGGACAAGTTATTGGCTCCACTTAGATGTACAGAAATCACAGGTAATGTGGTTTTTGTGACTACTCGAATAAAATCAGTTACAAAAATGACAAGTATAATGGAGCAGCACATCAACTTGGGTGGTTTAAATAAAGATGTGTTTTGGCTTTTCTTTAAAAGATGCATATTTGGTGATGAAAACTATCAAGGCCGAAGAAAGTTACAGAAAATTGGAAAGGAAATAGCCACTAGGTTAAGAGGAAACCCGCTAGCAGCAAAAAGTGTAAGCACACTTTTgaaaagaagacttgaagagAGTTACTGGCAGAGAATTTCTGATGGTGATGAATGGAAACTCCAGGGAGACAACGATGACATCATGCCAGCACTCATGCTTAGTTACAATCACCTTCCTTACCACCTTCAGAGATTGTTCTCTTACTGTGCTTTATTTCCAAAGGGCTACAAGTTTAACAAGGAACAGTTGATACATATTTGGATTGCTCTTGGCTTTATCGTTGATGAAAGAAAGAGACCAGAGGATAGTGGAAGTGACTATTTCGATGACTCGGTAGACCGAAGCTTCTTTGAAAAAATTGAGTCACAGGAATATGCATACTATCTCATGCATGATTTAATTCATGACCTTGCACAGAGTGTCTCAATCAATGAATGCCTCACTGTAGATGGCTCAGGTCCTCTAACAGTCTACCCATATGTTAGTCATATAAGCATCTGGATGGAGGCAGCATATAAGAAGGAACAAAATGGCGACATAGAGCATAATGAAACCTTTGAAAAAGGGCTAACTTCCATTCAAAACGACGATATCTTGAGAAACTTAGACAGTTTAATGCTAGTTGGGTCATATGATAGGACTTTCTCTGTAATATTTGCAAAGATTCTCAGGCAACTGAAGCATGTCCGAGTACTCCGGCTATCAGCAATGTTCTTTAATGCTGACATTTTTCAATCAAGTATTGCAAATTTCATCCATCTTCGCTATCTAGAACTGAGATCCACCGAGGACACTCTCAAATGTTTGCCCAAGTCTCTATGTAGACTTTACCATCTTCAGGTACTGGACGTAAGGCATTGGTGTGGTCTTAATGATTTGCCAAGAGACATGTGTAATCTTGTAAATCTGCGCTATCTTATTGTTCCAGAGTCAGGGGCATTGCACTTGCACTCAAAGATAGTAAGAGTTGGCGAACTTAAATTTCTACAAGAACTGAAAGAATTCCATGTTCAAACAGAGAGTGGATTTGAGATTTCACAGCTGGAGAACTTGAATGAAATCAGAGGATCACTTGGAATCTTTAATCTTGATAATGTCATAAAAAAGGATGAGGCTAGTTGTGCAAGAATTAAAGATAAAAAGCATCTCAGGACATTGTCACTGTCATGGGGAAGAACAAATTGTAATTTTCCAAAGCAAATACTAGAGGATCTttatcggagg ctgtacatcccccaagtgctGCGGAGAAAATGGGATGATTGGCGGcacgactgggtctacgtcgatgtcagcccccacgaccgccttgCGTTGCcggaggcggtggcggagccccagaggtcGATCTGGGAGGCGGCTCCGGCGGAGGACGAGCGGATGCGGCCAGTTCTGAACCGCATCGACTACCTGCGCCAGGTGGGGctgacgtcggtgatggtggtggcagacTACCt gacccagatcggcgaggacggGGACCTAGACGAGGGAGCGCTGGTGGGCCTGCTGCGGGTGGTGACCGACGTGGAAGACCTCACCCGGGCGGCCCTTCCCCAGGAGCAATTGGCGCTCTGCGCGGACCCGagccgggtggcgctgcaagcgacgctacccgagttcgacgcccagggtttGGTCGACCGTctggggcgccggaaccccgggaccattCAGATTCCCGGAGTGGACGAGGAGACGGGCGGCGCGCGAAGGACCGGCGGCGAGGATGCCACGGGCGGCAGGGAGGCCACGGGCGACCGAACGCAGGCTGGCGGCAGGGGTGCCTCaggcggcaggccgcaggccggcCGTGGGGCTACCGCAG GGGAGCGAGCGCAGCTCGAGGCGGACCGCGCCGCCCTCGTCGAGGAGAGGGGGTGTTTGGAGGAGGTCGGCCTGCTTTTGGAGGCCTACATCGCCTCAGCCCGCGCAACCCATGAGAGGGCGATGCGCGcagtggccgaggagcgggaggccttggaggaggtgcGCAAGGAATTCATcgccgcgcaggaggaggccaccCACTTGGGGGAGATATCGTGGCGGCTGGCCGCGAAACTGCTCGCCAGGGAGCGTCTGGTCCGTGCTCAGGAGGAGGCCATCGTGCAGCGCGACAAGGCTGTGGAGACCACCCGGGCAGACTTAGCACGCCGGAATGACGAGCTCGAGCGGAGTCACGCCGAAGTTCTCCGTCGGGATGAGGTGGCGGTCCGCGAGACTGACATCGAAATCACAGTGACGACTCAGGaggcccgggaggagcagcttaCCCTGCACGAAGAGGAGGCTGCCACGGCGTCGGTGGCcctaactgctcgggaggagcatgCCGCCAAATGa